A part of Paraliobacillus zengyii genomic DNA contains:
- a CDS encoding aldo/keto reductase translates to MRYNQLGKTDLKVSELSFGTWAIGGAWGKTNDKEALKALEYAMGAGVNFFDTADVYGDGHSEELLAKATKGKESEIHIASKFCRAGDVHDLETYSEKSVTAYLENTLKRLNRDQLDLYQIHCPPLEILKDGNVFGVLDKLKQQGKIRNYGVSVETVEEGLLCLEQENVSTLQVIFNMLRQKPLAELFPKAKQSGVGIIARVPLASGLLTGKFTSNHQFEEDDHRKFNQNGDAFNVGETFGGLPFEKGVALSNQLNWVKEDRGNMTRAALKWIMQQEEISTVIPGFKNVQQVEDNLQAVNVPAFSSAELEKIKTFYDKEVHEHIRGGY, encoded by the coding sequence AGAAGCATTAAAAGCTCTCGAATACGCGATGGGTGCGGGGGTTAACTTTTTTGATACAGCCGATGTATATGGAGATGGACATAGTGAAGAACTATTAGCAAAAGCGACTAAAGGAAAAGAATCTGAGATTCACATCGCATCAAAGTTTTGTCGAGCTGGTGATGTGCATGATCTAGAAACATATTCAGAGAAATCAGTGACAGCATACTTAGAAAATACACTTAAAAGGTTAAATCGTGATCAACTTGATTTATATCAAATTCATTGTCCTCCACTAGAGATATTAAAAGATGGCAACGTATTTGGTGTATTAGACAAACTGAAACAGCAAGGCAAAATCCGGAACTATGGTGTTAGTGTGGAAACCGTTGAAGAGGGGCTCTTATGTTTAGAACAAGAGAATGTCAGTACGCTCCAAGTGATTTTTAATATGCTACGGCAAAAACCATTAGCAGAACTATTTCCAAAAGCTAAACAAAGTGGTGTTGGAATAATAGCCCGTGTGCCACTTGCAAGTGGCTTATTAACAGGTAAATTCACTTCCAATCATCAATTTGAAGAAGATGATCATCGCAAGTTCAACCAAAATGGAGATGCATTCAATGTTGGCGAAACATTTGGTGGTTTACCTTTTGAAAAAGGAGTTGCACTTAGTAATCAACTTAATTGGGTCAAAGAGGATCGAGGTAATATGACTCGAGCTGCATTAAAGTGGATTATGCAACAAGAGGAGATTTCAACAGTTATTCCTGGCTTTAAAAACGTTCAACAAGTAGAAGATAATCTTCAAGCAGTAAATGTGCCTGCATTTTCTTCTGCTGAATTAGAAAAGATCAAAACATTTTACGATAAAGAAGTACACGAACATATTCGTGGTGGCTATTAA